A region from the Janthinobacterium agaricidamnosum genome encodes:
- the recD gene encoding exodeoxyribonuclease V subunit alpha: MQHDAQMDALFTHVDGIAGDGHLRRLSAAFARFIASLEGQAPHARAVAVACVVLSELEGRGHSCLMLADLASEPSQLLGWNEELWHGVLAVAGPLPDSVAGWRALLAGAPQVWQVGAPDVKQPLVLDGDRLYLRRYWRDETLVGEKIALRAQDLSEPPLAQVRQWLDILFDQPTQDGGPDWQKVACAVALRGKVAIITGGPGTGKTYTVASLLTLLFAVSPQPEQLRIALAAPTGKAAARLKQSIDKALEGLAAKAGDALPLLELARRMGAARTLHSLLGARPDTRAFAHHAGNPLDVDVLIVDEASMVHLEMMASVLDALPPTAILILLGDKDQLASVEAGAVLGDLCHDAQAGGYTGDTIAYAQAASGVAIPAQFAGNAGALAQQTVMLRHSHRFSGPIGELALAVNGGRPDLARACFAADSGGQLAWSVPAQQEDVLRLALRGRGDAPGGYQPYLALVNAGEAAYAQHDDWVRAVLHAFESFRILCAVREGEWGVAGLNTAIELRLEKDGLIRRSEWYVGRPVMVTRNDYGTGVFNGDIGLTLRDPARPGSLRVYFLEGDNVRSVLATRLRHVETAFAMTVHKSQGSEFRHTVLVLPQEGGAMLARELVYTGITRARDFFTLVSPTQAVLFDAILRRTQRASGLRGLIG, encoded by the coding sequence ATGCAGCATGACGCGCAGATGGACGCATTGTTTACCCATGTCGACGGCATCGCCGGGGATGGCCATCTGCGCCGCCTGAGCGCCGCCTTTGCCCGCTTCATCGCCAGTCTGGAGGGGCAGGCGCCGCATGCGCGCGCCGTGGCCGTGGCCTGCGTGGTGCTGTCCGAACTGGAAGGGCGGGGCCACAGCTGTTTGATGCTGGCGGACCTGGCCAGCGAACCTTCGCAGCTGCTGGGCTGGAACGAGGAGCTGTGGCATGGGGTGCTGGCCGTTGCCGGCCCGCTGCCGGACAGCGTCGCCGGCTGGCGCGCGCTGCTGGCCGGCGCGCCGCAGGTGTGGCAGGTGGGTGCGCCCGATGTGAAACAGCCGCTGGTGCTCGATGGCGACCGTTTGTACCTGCGCCGCTACTGGCGTGACGAGACGCTGGTGGGCGAGAAAATCGCCCTCCGCGCGCAGGACTTGAGCGAGCCGCCGCTGGCGCAGGTGCGGCAATGGCTCGACATCCTGTTCGACCAGCCCACGCAGGACGGTGGCCCTGACTGGCAAAAGGTGGCCTGCGCCGTCGCCTTGCGCGGCAAGGTGGCCATCATCACGGGCGGCCCGGGCACGGGCAAGACGTACACGGTGGCCAGTTTGCTGACCTTGCTGTTTGCCGTCTCGCCGCAGCCGGAGCAGCTGCGCATCGCGCTGGCCGCGCCGACTGGCAAGGCGGCCGCGCGATTAAAACAGTCGATCGACAAGGCGCTCGAAGGGCTGGCGGCGAAGGCCGGCGACGCGCTGCCTCTGCTGGAACTGGCGCGGCGCATGGGCGCGGCGCGCACCCTGCATAGCTTGCTGGGCGCGCGGCCCGATACGCGCGCCTTTGCCCACCACGCGGGCAATCCGCTCGACGTCGACGTGCTGATCGTCGATGAAGCGTCGATGGTGCATCTGGAGATGATGGCGTCCGTGCTTGACGCCTTGCCGCCCACGGCGATATTGATCCTGCTCGGCGACAAGGACCAGCTGGCGTCCGTGGAAGCGGGCGCCGTGCTGGGCGACTTGTGCCACGACGCGCAGGCGGGCGGCTACACGGGGGACACCATCGCGTATGCGCAGGCGGCCAGCGGCGTGGCCATTCCCGCGCAGTTTGCCGGTAACGCCGGTGCGCTGGCGCAGCAGACGGTGATGCTGCGCCACAGCCACCGCTTCAGCGGCCCGATCGGCGAGCTGGCGCTGGCCGTGAATGGCGGCAGGCCTGATCTGGCCAGGGCGTGCTTCGCCGCCGACAGCGGCGGCCAGCTGGCGTGGAGCGTGCCGGCGCAGCAGGAAGACGTGCTGCGCCTGGCCTTGCGCGGGCGGGGGGATGCGCCGGGCGGCTATCAGCCTTACCTGGCGCTGGTGAACGCGGGCGAGGCCGCGTACGCGCAGCATGACGACTGGGTGCGCGCCGTGCTGCATGCTTTTGAATCGTTCCGCATCCTGTGCGCCGTGCGCGAGGGAGAATGGGGCGTGGCGGGCCTGAACACGGCCATCGAGCTGCGGCTGGAAAAGGATGGGCTGATACGCCGCAGCGAATGGTATGTGGGCCGTCCCGTGATGGTCACGCGCAACGATTACGGCACGGGCGTGTTCAATGGCGACATCGGCCTGACCCTGCGCGACCCTGCGCGGCCCGGCTCCCTGCGCGTGTACTTCCTGGAAGGGGACAATGTCCGCAGCGTGCTGGCCACGCGTTTGCGCCACGTGGAGACGGCGTTTGCCATGACGGTACATAAGTCGCAGGGCTCGGAATTTCGCCACACGGTGCTGGTGCTGCCGCAGGAAGGCGGCGCCATGCTGGCGCGCGAGCTGGTCTACACGGGCATCACGCGCGCGCGCGACTTCTTTACCCTGGTCTCGCCCACGCAGGCCGTGCTGTTCGACGCGATTTTGCGCCGCACGCAGCGCGCCAGCGGGCTGCGGGGCTTGATCGGCTGA
- a CDS encoding methyl-accepting chemotaxis protein: MLSSLRTRLVLICVAIVVLSMLALSVANYVTTRSSMLASSDQQMQQLLQSQSAVLAQWVDGKKKVMASVVMSAETPDPLRAFQIAEKAGDFAEVFIGYADKRSVFTHPGRPADFDPTARAWYTDTVKAGVPMLTPPYVDAASHKLVVSFTAPVGPKEALLGVAGADVLLDTVIANVVAIKPTPHSFAFLVDQSGTIIAHADKELSLQPVTKLDAALSAAQVNRLESSRASEAVRLNERDGKLYVTRVAGTDWLLAVVLDQQEAMQALQTMLTTATVTAALLTGLAALLLSLLVFKMLKRLELVRDALDDIASGEGDLTRRLDASGVDELAQIAGAFNRFIDKIAAVLVKIRTASESVKVSSSEIAAGNQDLSSRTEQQASSLEETAASMEELTSTVKQNADNARQANQMAQSASGVASKGGQVVAQVVDTMASINDSSKKIVDIISVIDGIAFQTNILALNAAVEAARAGEQGRGFAVVATEVRSLAQRSAGAAKEIKLLIDDSVGKVDSGARLVDEAGATMQEIVDSVRRVTDIMGEITAASVEQSSGIEQVNQAIAQMDQVTQQNAALVEEAAAAAESLQDQASTLAQVVGVFKLDDGQAPAAVPHAARPVARVPAPARIASRPATKAPVAKQERSDEWETF, translated from the coding sequence ATGTTGTCTTCCCTTCGCACGCGCCTGGTGCTCATTTGCGTGGCCATCGTCGTCCTGTCCATGCTGGCCTTGTCGGTCGCCAATTACGTCACCACGCGCAGCAGCATGCTGGCGTCGTCGGACCAGCAGATGCAGCAGCTGCTGCAAAGCCAGTCCGCCGTGCTGGCGCAATGGGTCGATGGCAAGAAGAAAGTCATGGCCTCGGTCGTCATGTCGGCCGAGACGCCCGATCCGCTGCGCGCCTTCCAGATCGCGGAAAAGGCCGGCGATTTTGCGGAAGTGTTTATCGGCTACGCGGACAAGCGTTCCGTGTTTACCCATCCGGGCCGCCCGGCCGATTTCGATCCGACGGCGCGCGCCTGGTACACGGACACCGTCAAGGCGGGCGTGCCCATGCTCACGCCGCCGTACGTGGACGCGGCCAGCCACAAGCTGGTGGTGTCGTTCACGGCGCCCGTCGGGCCGAAAGAGGCGCTGCTGGGCGTGGCGGGCGCGGACGTGCTGCTCGATACGGTGATTGCCAACGTGGTGGCGATCAAGCCGACGCCGCACAGCTTTGCCTTCCTCGTCGACCAGAGCGGTACCATCATCGCCCACGCGGACAAGGAACTGAGCCTGCAGCCGGTGACGAAACTCGATGCCGCGCTGTCGGCCGCGCAGGTGAACCGCCTGGAAAGCTCGCGCGCGAGCGAGGCCGTGCGCCTCAATGAGCGCGACGGCAAGCTGTACGTGACGCGCGTGGCGGGCACCGACTGGCTGCTGGCCGTGGTGCTCGACCAGCAGGAAGCCATGCAAGCCTTGCAGACGATGCTGACGACGGCCACTGTCACGGCCGCGCTGCTGACCGGGCTGGCCGCGCTGCTGCTGTCGCTGCTGGTGTTCAAAATGCTCAAGCGCCTGGAACTGGTGCGCGACGCGCTCGACGACATCGCCTCGGGCGAGGGCGATTTGACGCGCCGCCTCGACGCTTCCGGCGTGGATGAACTGGCGCAGATCGCGGGCGCCTTCAACCGCTTCATCGACAAGATCGCCGCCGTGCTGGTGAAGATCCGCACGGCCAGCGAATCGGTCAAGGTATCATCGTCGGAAATCGCCGCCGGCAACCAGGACCTGTCGTCGCGCACGGAACAGCAGGCGAGCTCGCTGGAAGAAACGGCCGCCTCGATGGAGGAGCTGACTTCCACCGTCAAACAAAATGCCGATAATGCGCGCCAGGCCAACCAGATGGCACAATCGGCGTCCGGCGTGGCCAGCAAGGGCGGGCAAGTGGTGGCGCAGGTGGTCGACACCATGGCCTCGATCAATGACTCGTCGAAGAAGATCGTCGACATCATCAGCGTCATCGACGGCATCGCCTTCCAGACCAATATCCTGGCCTTGAATGCGGCAGTCGAAGCGGCGCGCGCGGGCGAGCAGGGACGCGGCTTTGCCGTGGTGGCGACGGAAGTGCGCAGCCTGGCGCAACGCTCCGCTGGCGCAGCGAAGGAAATCAAACTGCTGATCGACGATTCGGTGGGCAAGGTCGATTCGGGCGCGCGCCTGGTCGACGAGGCGGGGGCGACGATGCAGGAAATTGTCGACAGCGTGCGCCGCGTCACCGACATCATGGGCGAAATCACGGCCGCCAGCGTCGAGCAAAGCTCGGGCATCGAACAGGTGAACCAGGCCATTGCGCAGATGGACCAGGTGACGCAGCAGAATGCGGCGCTGGTGGAAGAGGCGGCGGCTGCGGCCGAAAGCCTGCAGGACCAGGCCAGCACCCTGGCGCAGGTGGTGGGCGTGTTCAAGCTCGATGACGGGCAGGCGCCGGCGGCCGTGCCGCATGCCGCAAGGCCCGTGGCGCGCGTGCCGGCTCCGGCGCGCATCGCCAGCCGCCCCGCCACAAAAGCGCCCGTCGCCAAGCAGGAGCGCAGCGACGAGTGGGAGACGTTTTAA